DNA sequence from the Clostridiales bacterium genome:
CAACACCCGCCTTTGACGCCGAGGAGGAATCGGCCGATGCCACTACCAGCAGTAGGTGAACCCGCCCCCGCGCTCACCCTTCCAACGCACCTCGACACGACGTTCTCACTGGCCGCGCAGCGCGGTTCCAACACCGTTATCGCGTTCTTCCCGCTAGCGTTCACGCCTGTTTGAAGCAGCCAGATACCGGCTTACCAGGCAGACCTCGCCCGGTTTGAGCGGTTTAACACCCAGGTCGTGGGTGTGAGCGTCGATCACGTGCCCGTGCTCAAGGCGTGGGCCGAATCCCTCGGCGGAATTACCTACCCGCTGCTCAGCGATTTTTGGCCGCACGGTGAGGCTGCGCGCGAATGGGGAGTGTTTCGCGAGGAGGAGGGCTCCAGCGAGCGCGCGATCTTCATCGTCGACGCGGCGGGCATCGTCCGCTACGCCGACGTGCACGACATCGCCGATCAACCCGACAACGCCGAGCTCTTCGGGGTGCTCGAAATCCTCGAACCCGGGCGTGCCGAGGCGCTGCATGCCGAAGAGGCCGCAGCCCGGGACGGTGCGGACGAACACGCGGATGAAGCCAAAGACTCAGGCGAACCCGGTCTGCTCATGTTCTGCACCGCATGGTGCCCCGACTGCCGCGCCGCCCGAGATTGGCTTGCCGCGCACGATATCCCTTTCCGCGAGATCGACGTCTCACGCGACCCCGACGCCCGGGCCAGAGCGGCCGCACACAATCACGGTCATCTGCACACGCCCACGTTCGAGTTTGGCGCCGAGGTATGCGTCGACTTCCGGCCGGACAGATTAAGCGAGCTGCTCGGCATGGACCGCCGTCATGCGACGTAGGGCGCGACGCTCATCGCCGCTTTGCTGGTTCTTGCGGAAGATCACCGGAGCGCAAGAGGCGGTCGTGGATCGCCCACACCCCTACGCGTGCGCCGTACCCGTACTTCAGTCCGGTAATGCCTCCGCCTGAAAACCCGAGTCCGGCTACCGCGAGCCACTGCGCGCCCACGAGCTGACCGAGAAACGCGAAGAGCATCCCGCCGATAAGGGCGAGTGCGTTGCACATCCAGTACCGCCACGCCTGCCCGCCTTGCAGCCGACCACCCGTGCGAAGCCCGAGCCAGAGCCCGGCGGCGATACCGGCAAGCGCCGCCGCTGTCAGAAGCAAGATCTCCACCGGATCACCTCTCGTAGAGGTGGTAGAGCGCGTGCGTGCCCTCTTCGCCATGCCCGGCCGCGAGCAAGGTCTCGTACAGGCGCGCGGCGAGCTGCGTGCCTGGCACCTCCAGCCCGAGCTCCTCGGCCGAGGCGAGTGCGATTCGCAAGTCCTTCACGAAGTGCTTAACAAAAAACCCGGGCGCGAAGTCCCCCGCGAGGATGCGCGGCGCCAGGTTCGCGAGTGTCCACGAGCCCGCGGAGCCAGCCCCGATCGACTCCAGCACGCGCGCTTGGTCGAGTCCCGCGCCGCGCGCGTATGCAAGCGCCTCGCACGCGCCGAGCATCGATGCCGCTATCGCGATCTGATTGCATATCTTGGCGTGTTGACCGCAGCCAGGACCGCCATGATGGACGACCGTCGTGCCCATCGCACGCAGCAGCGGCTCGACCGCGTGCGCGTCGGCCTCCTCGCCCCCCACCATGATCGAGAGCCGCGCCTCGCGCGCGCCCCTGTCACCGCCGGTCACCGGAGCGTCGAGCGCGCGAAGCCCCCGAGCCGAGGCCGCCTCGGCAATCCGCCTGGCGAGCGCAGGAGAAGAGGTTGTCATGTCGATTAGGTACGTGCCCGGCCGCGCGGCGCCCAGCAGCGAGCCGTCGCCGCCACCATCGTCACCAAAGTAGAGCGCCTCCACATCAGCAGGGTAGCCGACGATCGTCACAACGGCGTCGGCCCGCGCCGCAAGCTCCGTCGGCGTCTCGGCCCACTGGGCTCCGGCCTCAAGGAGCCCTGTCGCCTTCTCGGCCGAGCGCGCCCACACCACCACGTCGAACCCAGCGGCGAGCACGTGTCCCGCCATCGGCGCGCCCATCACGCCGGTGCCGATAAACCCGACCGTCGACTCTCCGGGCGAAAGCGTGCCGCTCATCGCTCGCCCCCGATCCTGCCCAGCAGCCAGCCGATGTTCTCGCCGAGCGTTCTCATCGTGCGAAGCCCTTCCTCGTCGTTAGCGACCTCGCCCCTCGCCCCGCCCACGCCGAGGTTCCAGTAAGTTGAGCCTACGACGATCATCTGGCCTATCAAGAAGAAGTGGTTGATGGTGTCGAGCGCGTGAATCGCGCCCGCACGGCGGTGCGTCACCACGCCCGCCCCCAAAGCACGCACGAACATCCCTTCACTACCGCGCGCGACGTAGCCCGCCCGATCGATGATGGCTTTAAGTTCCGCGGTTACATCCGCAAAGTAGACCGGTGACGCAAGGATGATGCCGTCCGCGCCGTCGAGAGCGGTGATGACTTCGTTGCCAAAGTCGCTGCGCCCATGACACTGGCGATCCGCCGCAGAACGGCACCGCATGCACGCCGTGCATCCGCCTACCGTCTGGCCCGCAAGCGCGATCTGCTCGCACTCGATCCCAGAAGCCCGCAGCGGCTCAAACACCGCCTCGACGAGCATCGCTGTGTTGCCGCCCGTTCTTGGCGACCCGTTAACCGCTACAACCCTCATGCGTGACCCCTGCTAGCTGGCCGCTGCGGCGGAGGGAAGATCGCGCTCCGCACGGTAGGCGATGGCGAGTGTGCCCGGTCCCACGTGCAATCCTACCACCGGGCCGATGCCAACGATCCTCGGCGCCTGGCCGGTTGCCTCCTCCACCATCGTCGCGAACTCCCGTCCCTCGGCTTCGGCGTTAATGTGGTGGACAAAGACCTCCGCAAGGCCAGAGCTTTCCATGTCGGCGGCGAGCACCGAAACCATCTCGGCAAGGGCGCGCTTCTTCGTCCGCACCTTGCCCCAGACATTCGTCGTACCGCCTGTGACCGTGAGGATCGGCCTGATCTGCAAGAGTGAACCGAGCAACGCCGACGCGCCTCCGATCCGCCCGCCCTTGCGCAAGTGCTCAAGCGTGTGGGGAACAAAGAGGAAGCGCGTGCGCGGTATGGTGGCGCGCGCAGCGGCCGCGACCTCATCGAGCGAGGCGCCCGCTGCCGCCGCGCGAGCCGCCTGAAGAACCGCGAGCCCAAGCTGCATCGAGTTGGAGCGCGAGTCAACAAGCTCGATACGCGCGTCGGGATGCGTCTCCCGCACCATCTCAACGGCCATCCGGGCCGACTCCAGTGTGCCGCTCATGTCCGCCGAGATGAACACGCCGCACACGTCTTCTCCAGCTTCGACCGCCTCGGTGAAGACATCGACCATGCTCTGGACCGAAGGCTGGGAGGAGGTGGGAAGCTCGCTTCCTGAAGCCATGCGCTGGTAGAACCACTCATTGTCGAGCCCTTCCTCAGCGAAGGACTCCTGCCCAAAGTTCACGAAGAGCGTGACGACCTTAATGCCGAGCCTTTCACGCTCATCTGTGGGCACATACGACGTCGAATCTGTGACTACACGAACAGGCATGGCCGCCGCCTCCAGCCGCATCGGGGATGTGCGCGACTCATACCGCGCACGTGTAGGTTGAATTGTACCCGAACCGGATGCCCAGGCCGCGTGCGGGAGAAGCTAAATTGGACGCGTAACTGGACGTCATGGGCGTGATGTGTGCCGCGCATTGGGGGACGATACAGTTATGATCAGGTTCTATGCACCGTACCGCGCGCCAACACGGTACCCGTGACATCGAAGGAGCCGCGATGGAGCGCGAGAGGATCGTCATCATGGGAGCGGCCGGGCGGGACTTCCATGTGTTCGCCACGTGCTTCCGCGACGACCCCGGAGTCGAGGTCGTCGGTTTTACCGCCGCACAAATCCCCGGCATCGATGACCGCGTCTATCCCGCGGACCTCGCCGGTCCGCTCTACCCTCACGGTGTCCGCATCGTGCCCGAGGAGCGGCTGGCCGAGCTCATCGAGACCGACCGGATCGACCGTGTGCTCTTCGCGTATAGCGACGTGAGTCACGAGACCGTGATGCACCACGCCTCGGCCGTGCTCGCGGCTGGGGCGGACTTTGGCATCATCGGACCCGAGCGCACGATGCTCGGCTCGAGCGTCCCGGTGATATCCGTCTGCGCCGTTCGCACCGGCGCGGGCAAGAGCGGCATCTCTCGGCGGATATGGGAACTGCTCGCCGCCCGCGGCATACACGCGGTCGACATCCGGCATCCCATGCCCTACCGCGACCTCTCGTGCATGGCCGTCGAGCGCTACGCGAGCATCGAAGACCTCGACCGCCTCGGCGTGACGATAGAGGAGCGGGAGGAGTACGAGCACCTGATCGAGGTAGGCGCGGTGGTGTTCGCCGGAGTCGACTACAAAGCGATACTCACCGAGGCCGAGAAGGAAGCCGAGCTCATCATATGGGACGGCGGCAACAACGACATGCCGTTTATCCGTCCCGGCTTGGAGATCGTCGTGCTCGACCCGCACCGCGCTGGTCACGAGCGCCGCTACCACCCGGGTGAGACAAACTTCCTGCGCGCAGACGTGCTCGTCATCAACAAGGTTGACTCCGCCCCTCCGGGAGCGGTCAAGGCGCTTCGAGACGCCGCCGAGACGCACAACCCGCACGCGGTCGTGGTCGAGATGGCCTCGGAGGTCACCGTCGACGACCCGTCCCTGCTTGCCGACGCCCGTGTGCTCGTCATTGAAGACGGGCCCACCGTGACACACGGCGGCATGGCGTTTGGTGCGGGCGCCATCGCGGCGCGGGCGGGCGGCGTGGCTGAGCTCGTCGATCCCCGCCCGTACGCGGTCGGCTCGCTTGCCAAGACCCTCACGCACTACCGCCACCTCGACTCCGTCCTGCCGGCAATGGGCTACTCGGCAGATCAGCTCGCCGACCTTGAAGCGACGATAGCGGCCGCCCCGTGTGACGCGGTGGTCATCGGCACCCCGATCGACCTTTCGCGTCTCATCGAGATCCGCCAGCCAGTCGTGCGCGTGTCGTACCGCGCCGCTGACGTCGGTTCCCCCACGCTCGATGAGGTGGTTTCGGCGTTCCTGGCACGCGAGGCTAGAGGGAAGAGCTAAGCCGATGCACCAACACATCAATACACCGCTCTACGTCATCGCCCTCGGAGGCAACGCGATCATCCGGCCCGGTGAGGCCGGAACCATCGAGCAGCAGGTCGCGCACGCTTCAGAAGCGCTCGAGCCGGTCGCCCGGCTGGCCGCTGAGGGTGCGGGTATCGTGCTGACGCACGGTAACGGGCCGGTTGTCGGCAACATCCTATTGCGCAACGAGGCCGCGGCGGAGAGCGTCTCGCCGATGCCGCTGTACATCGCGGACGCCGACTCAGAGGGCGGCATAGGCTTCATGTTGCAAAACACGTTGCGCAACCTCATGCGCCGAATCGGCGTTACGCGTGAGGTCGCGACTATCGTGACACAGGTCGCTGTCGACCCGAACGATCCCGCGTTCACCGCGCCGAGCAAACCCGTAGGGCCGCACTACGCCGCCGCGCGCGCGCGTGAGCTAGCGAACCTGCGCGGCTGGACGCTCGCGAAGGTGGGGGCTGACGCGTGGCGCCGCGTGGTGCCGAGCCCAAGACCGCTGCGCATCATCGAGACCGCGGTCGTGCGCACGCTCGTGGACGCTGGCGACGTCGTGATCGCCGCAGGCGGGGGCGGCATCCCCGTTTTCGAGTCCGCCGACGGAGCCACACTCACCCCTATCGACGCGGTTGTCGAC
Encoded proteins:
- a CDS encoding redoxin domain-containing protein, giving the protein MPLPAVGEPAPALTLPTHLDTTFSLAAQRGSNTVIAFFPLAFTPV
- a CDS encoding NAD(P)-dependent oxidoreductase, whose product is MSGTLSPGESTVGFIGTGVMGAPMAGHVLAAGFDVVVWARSAEKATGLLEAGAQWAETPTELAARADAVVTIVGYPADVEALYFGDDGGGDGSLLGAARPGTYLIDMTTSSPALARRIAEAASARGLRALDAPVTGGDRGAREARLSIMVGGEEADAHAVEPLLRAMGTTVVHHGGPGCGQHAKICNQIAIAASMLGACEALAYARGAGLDQARVLESIGAGSAGSWTLANLAPRILAGDFAPGFFVKHFVKDLRIALASAEELGLEVPGTQLAARLYETLLAAGHGEEGTHALYHLYER
- a CDS encoding flavodoxin family protein, yielding MRVVAVNGSPRTGGNTAMLVEAVFEPLRASGIECEQIALAGQTVGGCTACMRCRSAADRQCHGRSDFGNEVITALDGADGIILASPVYFADVTAELKAIIDRAGYVARGSEGMFVRALGAGVVTHRRAGAIHALDTINHFFLIGQMIVVGSTYWNLGVGGARGEVANDEEGLRTMRTLGENIGWLLGRIGGER
- a CDS encoding DegV family protein codes for the protein MPVRVVTDSTSYVPTDERERLGIKVVTLFVNFGQESFAEEGLDNEWFYQRMASGSELPTSSQPSVQSMVDVFTEAVEAGEDVCGVFISADMSGTLESARMAVEMVRETHPDARIELVDSRSNSMQLGLAVLQAARAAAAGASLDEVAAAARATIPRTRFLFVPHTLEHLRKGGRIGGASALLGSLLQIRPILTVTGGTTNVWGKVRTKKRALAEMVSVLAADMESSGLAEVFVHHINAEAEGREFATMVEEATGQAPRIVGIGPVVGLHVGPGTLAIAYRAERDLPSAAAAS
- a CDS encoding GTPase, giving the protein MERERIVIMGAAGRDFHVFATCFRDDPGVEVVGFTAAQIPGIDDRVYPADLAGPLYPHGVRIVPEERLAELIETDRIDRVLFAYSDVSHETVMHHASAVLAAGADFGIIGPERTMLGSSVPVISVCAVRTGAGKSGISRRIWELLAARGIHAVDIRHPMPYRDLSCMAVERYASIEDLDRLGVTIEEREEYEHLIEVGAVVFAGVDYKAILTEAEKEAELIIWDGGNNDMPFIRPGLEIVVLDPHRAGHERRYHPGETNFLRADVLVINKVDSAPPGAVKALRDAAETHNPHAVVVEMASEVTVDDPSLLADARVLVIEDGPTVTHGGMAFGAGAIAARAGGVAELVDPRPYAVGSLAKTLTHYRHLDSVLPAMGYSADQLADLEATIAAAPCDAVVIGTPIDLSRLIEIRQPVVRVSYRAADVGSPTLDEVVSAFLAREARGKS
- a CDS encoding carbamate kinase; translation: MHQHINTPLYVIALGGNAIIRPGEAGTIEQQVAHASEALEPVARLAAEGAGIVLTHGNGPVVGNILLRNEAAAESVSPMPLYIADADSEGGIGFMLQNTLRNLMRRIGVTREVATIVTQVAVDPNDPAFTAPSKPVGPHYAAARARELANLRGWTLAKVGADAWRRVVPSPRPLRIIETAVVRTLVDAGDVVIAAGGGGIPVFESADGATLTPIDAVVDKDWSSALLARDIGADLLAVLMEADALYLGWGSDTARLVPRITVGDAHVLLDSGALAAGSIAPKLAACVMFVEYTGKEALMCASNRLEEGLVGKSGTRITA